A stretch of the Aphis gossypii isolate Hap1 chromosome 2, ASM2018417v2, whole genome shotgun sequence genome encodes the following:
- the LOC114120483 gene encoding transmembrane protein 177 isoform X2 produces the protein MPVALSESLRKKYDNVIHDLKLTDFQKAFVIPFTAKGIDPINVGCLNTRMGSYIGIPSIYDLNSTDDVSILNAADLNLQEQYTKLINDKSEFGQQFVKSLVLSEPAKKYSIARELMLTDNHRIFIKSIIPSVVLIPMYALGHFMYYRLPQNPVRVKSLALVLVSNIGVLIWVLIRTTTEKFYQKKADEKLCNISEEYIKGGIEYYEILIQRNLALRNILPNGENMYSKEGDHIEFISELSELPLTYRKRYLENKLKNYINENKVTST, from the exons aTGCCAGTTGCATTAAGTGAATCTcttcgaaaaaaatatgacaatgTGATTCATGATTTAAAGTTGACAGATTTTCAAAAAGCTTTTGTAATACCATTTACAGCTAAAGGCATTGATCCAATAAATGTTGGTTGTTTGAATACCCGCATGGGTAGTTATATAGGAATTCCAAGTATTTATGATCTGAACTCAACAGATGATGTTTCAATTCTAAATGCTgcagatttaaatttacaa gaacAATATACAAAACTTATTAACGACAAGTCTGAGTTTGGTCAACAATTTGTGAAGTCATTGGTCCTCAGTGAACCtgctaaaaaatatagtattgctCGAGAATTGATGCTTACAGACAATCACcgaatattcattaaatctattataccTTCTGTAGTATTAATACCAATGTATGCTTTGGGACATTTCATGTATTACAGATTACCTCAAAACCCAGTCAGAGTTAAATCGTTAGCCCTTGTTTTAGTAAGTAACATAGGAGTATTAATATGGGTTTTAATACGAACTACAActgaaaaattttatcaaaaaaaagcTGATgagaaattatgtaatatcagTGAAGAATACATTAAAGGCGGAATAgagtattatgaaatattaattcaaagaaATCTAGCTTTAAGAAACATTTTACCTAATGGTGAAAACATGTATTCAAAAGAAGGAGatcatattgaatttatttcagaATTATCTGAATTACCCTTAACATACAGAAAAAGGtatcttgaaaataaattaaaaaattacataaatgaaaataaagtaaCATCAACATAA
- the LOC114120474 gene encoding ceramide synthase 6 has translation MSAFRQVIDAFWSPDIWLPPNTKWSDLEPNEQVQYTDHRHLFYPLPMAVVVLLIRYLLEKHCFSPFGISLGIKSTKPKRVPNNDLLEETFARNSKWNHKEVVGLAKRLDWTERQVERWLRLRRAQGKPSTLIKFCESSWRCFYYTFSFHYGLAFLWNKPWLWNIDYCWIGYPHQGVTRDTWWYYMLSLSFYWALAVSQFFDVKRKDFWQMFVHHICTICLLSFSWICNFHRIGTLVLLTHDCGDIFLECAKMAKYAKYQKLCDFISVVFIVVWLVTRIGLFPFWILYSTSVDAPEVVNQMFPAYYIFNGLLFLLLGLHLYWTHLILRIAYLSWNSGKMDGDIRSSSSDEITLDDDSNTKIDDIDGALPNGTI, from the exons ATGTCTGCGTTCCGGCAAGTGATAGATGCCTTCTGGTCGCCGGACATTTGGCTGCCGCCGAACACCAAGTGGTCCGACCTGGAACCCAATGAACAGGTCCAGTACACCGACCACCGGCACCTGTTCTACCCACTGCCCATGGCCGTCGTCGTATTGCTCATAAGATATCTGCTCGAAAA ACACTGTTTTTCGCCTTTTGGCATATCGTTGGGCATCAAGAGCACTAAACCAAAACGGGTTCCAAATAATGACCTGCTGGAGGAGACGTTTGCGCGAAACAGCAAGTGGAATCACAAGGAGGTGGTGGGCCTAGCTAAGAGGCTCGATTGGACTGAGCGACAAGTAGAACGGTGGTTGAGATTAAGGAGAGCACAGGGCAAGCCTTCGACCCTCATCAAATTCTGTGAGAGCag ttgGCGATGtttctattatacattttcattccACTATGGTCTTGCGTTCTTATGGAATAAACCATGGTTATGGAATATAGATTACTGTTGGATTGGGTATCCACATCAG ggCGTTACAAGAGACACTTGGTGGTACTATATGCtgtcattatcattttattgggCATTAGCTGTTTCTCAATTTTTTGATGTCAAACGGAAAGATTTTTGGCAAATGTTTGTGCATCATATATGTACCATATGCTTATTATCTTTTTCATGGATATGTAATTTTCATAGAATTGGGACTCTTGTGCTTTTAACTCATGATTGTGGTGATATTTTCCTcgag tgtgCAAAAATGGCCAAATACGCCAAATATCAAAAGTTATGTGACTTCATTTCAGTAGTATTCATTGTTGTTTGGTTGGTAACTAGAATTGGTCTATTTCCTTTTTGGATTTTGTACAG taCGTCAGTTGATGCACCCGAAGTAGTAAACCAAATGTTCCCTGCTTACTATATATTCAATGGACTACTGTTTCTTTTACTTGGTCTTCATCTTTATTGGACACACTTAATTTTGAGAATTGCATATCTATCCTGGAACTCTGGAAaa atgGATGGCGACATTCGTAGTTCTTCTAGTGATGAAATTACACTTGATGATGATTCAAATACCAAAATAGATGACATTGATGGAGCGTTACCAAATggcacaatttaa
- the LOC114120483 gene encoding transmembrane protein 177 isoform X1: MSKFKVTSDFVVNALCTVTIGAGVIEYCSNIILNDLYVKYFKEANKNNMPVALSESLRKKYDNVIHDLKLTDFQKAFVIPFTAKGIDPINVGCLNTRMGSYIGIPSIYDLNSTDDVSILNAADLNLQEQYTKLINDKSEFGQQFVKSLVLSEPAKKYSIARELMLTDNHRIFIKSIIPSVVLIPMYALGHFMYYRLPQNPVRVKSLALVLVSNIGVLIWVLIRTTTEKFYQKKADEKLCNISEEYIKGGIEYYEILIQRNLALRNILPNGENMYSKEGDHIEFISELSELPLTYRKRYLENKLKNYINENKVTST, translated from the exons atgagcAAGTTTAAAGTAACGTCGGATTTTGTAGTCAACGCGCTGTGCACAGTGACTATTGGTGCCGGTGTTATCGAATATTGTTctaatataatcttaaatgatttatatgtaaaatattttaaagaagcaAACAA aaataataTGCCAGTTGCATTAAGTGAATCTcttcgaaaaaaatatgacaatgTGATTCATGATTTAAAGTTGACAGATTTTCAAAAAGCTTTTGTAATACCATTTACAGCTAAAGGCATTGATCCAATAAATGTTGGTTGTTTGAATACCCGCATGGGTAGTTATATAGGAATTCCAAGTATTTATGATCTGAACTCAACAGATGATGTTTCAATTCTAAATGCTgcagatttaaatttacaa gaacAATATACAAAACTTATTAACGACAAGTCTGAGTTTGGTCAACAATTTGTGAAGTCATTGGTCCTCAGTGAACCtgctaaaaaatatagtattgctCGAGAATTGATGCTTACAGACAATCACcgaatattcattaaatctattataccTTCTGTAGTATTAATACCAATGTATGCTTTGGGACATTTCATGTATTACAGATTACCTCAAAACCCAGTCAGAGTTAAATCGTTAGCCCTTGTTTTAGTAAGTAACATAGGAGTATTAATATGGGTTTTAATACGAACTACAActgaaaaattttatcaaaaaaaagcTGATgagaaattatgtaatatcagTGAAGAATACATTAAAGGCGGAATAgagtattatgaaatattaattcaaagaaATCTAGCTTTAAGAAACATTTTACCTAATGGTGAAAACATGTATTCAAAAGAAGGAGatcatattgaatttatttcagaATTATCTGAATTACCCTTAACATACAGAAAAAGGtatcttgaaaataaattaaaaaattacataaatgaaaataaagtaaCATCAACATAA